In the Euphorbia lathyris chromosome 5, ddEupLath1.1, whole genome shotgun sequence genome, one interval contains:
- the LOC136230155 gene encoding protein REPRESSOR OF SILENCING 3 isoform X2 → MLMYGQEGSEGYQGRIGRGGSKRGGGGGSMRGGRGGSKRGGGGGGSRRDGDGMLCPKPRSAVNGYGGADQHTDNDEDGGSYPDKQCHGGSHPVQIERREEMDMERKDEDLTTKNVRIYVGGLGESVTSDDLCGTFSKMGVEIEAVDIIRTKGRSFAYIDFSHHSRDSLPKLFNTYNGCVWKGGRLRLEKAKEDYLDRMKREWDEDAQLASNTSTANDDVNIYNTEPPEKLKKGIISEKKQLRLFFPRLRKVKSLPFTGTGKHKYSFRRVEVPPLPTYFCDCEEHCGSLYRVGEKQIPVVEDQGGGMNKEEIQLMNSVMYKLFETETVSSAACNDVELTKEEDDSVKEINDLQLDETEGTDNDNDSVMEINDLQLDEAEGTDDDNLIINVVSRGRQTTWPNQDSKINKRKASNDGPTHLPLKKKTRKDEGNNANESVPIVSGGEGSSQAQLKGSAITSGAKNIESQSSTKQFSSTVSWSQKSSWRELVGDRSKSSITISDILPSTSSKKKKDKQHKFNTSLNFSDSENEKSPTHDKKVEDTAEAQPTKMDSASEKGGRYSSKKNKQRKFNASPNFSDSENEKSLVHEYQRDHLDKMVEDTAEAQPTNIDSASEKGGRDENEKSLVHEYQGDHLDKKVEDTAEAQPTNMDSDSEKEGGGGNKNSLMHECQEDQLDEKVEDTAEAQPRNADSASEKGGSQMPEYQRDQVDEKDVDTAEAQPIKSVSASVGRGSTWLHKSSWTQLVASNSSSSFSIRQILPDIAFDKEEPAKPATAITTNSEANRHDDASGSSIPSDGDVQGTAEASQITLTDDNIASAPTANIQDSAMNQSLSRDVADLETFSFKRTDASLKEFAKIKAALSEKRKRTSKKK, encoded by the exons AAGCGCTGTAAATGGCTATGGTGGAGCTGATCAGCACACGGATAATGATGAAGATGGAGGTTCTTACCCAGACAAGCAATGCCATGGTGGAAGTCATCCGGTGCAAATAG aaagaagagaagagatgGACATGGAGAGAAAAGATGAGGATTTGACAACCAAAAACGTAAGAATATATGTGGGAGGTTTAGGGGAGAGCGTGACAAGCGATGATTTGTGTGGAACATTTTCAAAAATGGGTGTTGAGATTGAAGCAGTGGACATCATCAGGACCAAAGGCCGTAGTTTTGCCTATATCGACTTCTCACACCATTCTCGTGATTCCCTCCCCAAGCTTTTCAATACA TACAATGGGTGTGTCTGGAAAGGTGGGAGACTGAGACTTGAGAAGGCTAAAGAAGATTATCTCGATCGCATGAAACGAGAATGGGATGAAGATGCCCAGTTAGCAAGTAATACATCAACTGCTAATGATGatgttaatatatataatacagAGCCTCCAGAGAAGCTCAAGAAAGGCATCATTTCAGAAAAGAAGCAATTGCGACTTTTCTTCCCGAGATTACGGAAG GTGAAATCACTACCATTTACCGGAACTGGTAAGCATAAATACAGTTTCAGACGTGTTGAAGTTCCTCCTCTTCCTACGTACTTTTGTGATTGTGAAGAGCACTGTGGTTCTCTATATCGTGTTGGAGAAAAACAAATTCCTGTTGTGGAAGATCAAGGTGGTGGGATGAATAAAGAAGAAATACagttgatgaattctgtgatgTATAAGCTCTTTGAGACTGAAACTGTTTCTAGCGCTGCTTGTAATGATGTTGAATTGaccaaggaagaagatgattcTGTCAAGGAGATTAATGATTTGCAACTTGATGAGACTGAAGGTACAGATAATGATAATGATTCTGTCATGGAGATTAATGATTTGCAACTTGATGAGGCTGAAGGTACAGATGACGATAACCTCATAATTAATGTGGTAAGCCGCGGAAGGCAAACAACCTGGCCCAATCAG gattcaaaaataaataagagGAAAGCTTCTAATGACGGACCAACTCATCTTCCGCTAAAAAAGAAGACAAGAAAAGATGAAGGAAATAACGCAAATGAATCTGTGCCTATTGTTTCTGGAGGTGAGGGGAGTTCGCAAGCTCAATTGAAAGGGTCAGCAATCACTTCTGGAGCCAAAAATATTGAATCACAATCAAGCACTAAACAGTTCAGTAGCACAGTTTCATGGTCACAGAAGTCTTCATGGCGAGAACTTGTTGGGGATAGGAGTAAAAGTTCAATCACCATCTCTGACATATTGCCTAGCACTtcatcgaagaagaagaaggacaagcaaCACAAATTTAATACCTCGCTCAACTTCAGTGACAGTGAAAACGAGAAATCACCGACGCATGATAAAAAGGTGGAAGATACGGCAGAAGCTCAGCCTACTAAAATGGATTCTGCTTCAGAAAAGGGTGGAAGATATTCATCGAAGAAGAACAAGCAACGCAAATTTAATGCCTCACCGAACTTCAGTGACAGTGAAAACGAGAAATCACTTGTGCATGAATATCAGAGAGATCATTTAGATAAAATGGTGGAAGATACTGCAGAAGCTCAGCCTACTAACATAGATTCTGCTTCAGAAAAGGGAGGAAGAGATGAAAACGAGAAATCATTGGTGCATGAATATCAGGGAGATCATTTAGATAAAAAGGTTGAAGATACTGCAGAAGCTCAACCTACTAACATGgattctgattcagaaaaggaAGGAGGAGGTGGAAACAAGAATTCCCTAATGCATGAATGTCAGGAAGACCAACTAGATGAAAAGGTTGAAGACACTGCAGAAGCTCAGCCTAGGAATGCGGATTCTGCTTCAGAAAAGGGAGGATCGCAGATGCCAGAATATCAGAGAGATCAAGTAGATGAAAAGGATGTAGACACTGCAGAAGCTCAACCTATTAAATCAGTCTCTGCTTCAGTAGGAAGAGGTTCAACCTGGCTCCACAAATCTTCATGGACACAGTTAGTTGCTAGTAATTCTAGCAGTTCATTCAGCATCAGGCAAATCCTGCCAGATATTGCTTTTGACAAGGAAGAGCCTGCAAAACCCGCTACCGCAATAACCACCAACTCTGAAGCCAACAGGCATGATGATGCTTCGGGATCAAGTATTCCAAGTGACGGAGACGTGCAGGGAACTGCAGAAGCTAGCCAGATTACTTTGACAGACGATAACATTGCTTCAGCTCCAACAGCAAACATACAGGATTCAGCAATGAACCAATCACTTAGTAGAGATGTTGCAGATCTCGAGACGTTCTCGTTTAAAAGAACCGATGCATCATTAAAAGAATTTGCAAAAATTAAGGCAGCGTTGAGTGAAAAGCGAAAGAGAACAAGCAAGAAGAAATAG
- the LOC136230155 gene encoding protein REPRESSOR OF SILENCING 3 isoform X1, with product MLMYGQEGSEGYQGRIGRGGSKRGGGGGSMRGGRGGSKRGGGGGGSRRDGDGMLCPKPSRSAVNGYGGADQHTDNDEDGGSYPDKQCHGGSHPVQIERREEMDMERKDEDLTTKNVRIYVGGLGESVTSDDLCGTFSKMGVEIEAVDIIRTKGRSFAYIDFSHHSRDSLPKLFNTYNGCVWKGGRLRLEKAKEDYLDRMKREWDEDAQLASNTSTANDDVNIYNTEPPEKLKKGIISEKKQLRLFFPRLRKVKSLPFTGTGKHKYSFRRVEVPPLPTYFCDCEEHCGSLYRVGEKQIPVVEDQGGGMNKEEIQLMNSVMYKLFETETVSSAACNDVELTKEEDDSVKEINDLQLDETEGTDNDNDSVMEINDLQLDEAEGTDDDNLIINVVSRGRQTTWPNQDSKINKRKASNDGPTHLPLKKKTRKDEGNNANESVPIVSGGEGSSQAQLKGSAITSGAKNIESQSSTKQFSSTVSWSQKSSWRELVGDRSKSSITISDILPSTSSKKKKDKQHKFNTSLNFSDSENEKSPTHDKKVEDTAEAQPTKMDSASEKGGRYSSKKNKQRKFNASPNFSDSENEKSLVHEYQRDHLDKMVEDTAEAQPTNIDSASEKGGRDENEKSLVHEYQGDHLDKKVEDTAEAQPTNMDSDSEKEGGGGNKNSLMHECQEDQLDEKVEDTAEAQPRNADSASEKGGSQMPEYQRDQVDEKDVDTAEAQPIKSVSASVGRGSTWLHKSSWTQLVASNSSSSFSIRQILPDIAFDKEEPAKPATAITTNSEANRHDDASGSSIPSDGDVQGTAEASQITLTDDNIASAPTANIQDSAMNQSLSRDVADLETFSFKRTDASLKEFAKIKAALSEKRKRTSKKK from the exons CAGAAGCGCTGTAAATGGCTATGGTGGAGCTGATCAGCACACGGATAATGATGAAGATGGAGGTTCTTACCCAGACAAGCAATGCCATGGTGGAAGTCATCCGGTGCAAATAG aaagaagagaagagatgGACATGGAGAGAAAAGATGAGGATTTGACAACCAAAAACGTAAGAATATATGTGGGAGGTTTAGGGGAGAGCGTGACAAGCGATGATTTGTGTGGAACATTTTCAAAAATGGGTGTTGAGATTGAAGCAGTGGACATCATCAGGACCAAAGGCCGTAGTTTTGCCTATATCGACTTCTCACACCATTCTCGTGATTCCCTCCCCAAGCTTTTCAATACA TACAATGGGTGTGTCTGGAAAGGTGGGAGACTGAGACTTGAGAAGGCTAAAGAAGATTATCTCGATCGCATGAAACGAGAATGGGATGAAGATGCCCAGTTAGCAAGTAATACATCAACTGCTAATGATGatgttaatatatataatacagAGCCTCCAGAGAAGCTCAAGAAAGGCATCATTTCAGAAAAGAAGCAATTGCGACTTTTCTTCCCGAGATTACGGAAG GTGAAATCACTACCATTTACCGGAACTGGTAAGCATAAATACAGTTTCAGACGTGTTGAAGTTCCTCCTCTTCCTACGTACTTTTGTGATTGTGAAGAGCACTGTGGTTCTCTATATCGTGTTGGAGAAAAACAAATTCCTGTTGTGGAAGATCAAGGTGGTGGGATGAATAAAGAAGAAATACagttgatgaattctgtgatgTATAAGCTCTTTGAGACTGAAACTGTTTCTAGCGCTGCTTGTAATGATGTTGAATTGaccaaggaagaagatgattcTGTCAAGGAGATTAATGATTTGCAACTTGATGAGACTGAAGGTACAGATAATGATAATGATTCTGTCATGGAGATTAATGATTTGCAACTTGATGAGGCTGAAGGTACAGATGACGATAACCTCATAATTAATGTGGTAAGCCGCGGAAGGCAAACAACCTGGCCCAATCAG gattcaaaaataaataagagGAAAGCTTCTAATGACGGACCAACTCATCTTCCGCTAAAAAAGAAGACAAGAAAAGATGAAGGAAATAACGCAAATGAATCTGTGCCTATTGTTTCTGGAGGTGAGGGGAGTTCGCAAGCTCAATTGAAAGGGTCAGCAATCACTTCTGGAGCCAAAAATATTGAATCACAATCAAGCACTAAACAGTTCAGTAGCACAGTTTCATGGTCACAGAAGTCTTCATGGCGAGAACTTGTTGGGGATAGGAGTAAAAGTTCAATCACCATCTCTGACATATTGCCTAGCACTtcatcgaagaagaagaaggacaagcaaCACAAATTTAATACCTCGCTCAACTTCAGTGACAGTGAAAACGAGAAATCACCGACGCATGATAAAAAGGTGGAAGATACGGCAGAAGCTCAGCCTACTAAAATGGATTCTGCTTCAGAAAAGGGTGGAAGATATTCATCGAAGAAGAACAAGCAACGCAAATTTAATGCCTCACCGAACTTCAGTGACAGTGAAAACGAGAAATCACTTGTGCATGAATATCAGAGAGATCATTTAGATAAAATGGTGGAAGATACTGCAGAAGCTCAGCCTACTAACATAGATTCTGCTTCAGAAAAGGGAGGAAGAGATGAAAACGAGAAATCATTGGTGCATGAATATCAGGGAGATCATTTAGATAAAAAGGTTGAAGATACTGCAGAAGCTCAACCTACTAACATGgattctgattcagaaaaggaAGGAGGAGGTGGAAACAAGAATTCCCTAATGCATGAATGTCAGGAAGACCAACTAGATGAAAAGGTTGAAGACACTGCAGAAGCTCAGCCTAGGAATGCGGATTCTGCTTCAGAAAAGGGAGGATCGCAGATGCCAGAATATCAGAGAGATCAAGTAGATGAAAAGGATGTAGACACTGCAGAAGCTCAACCTATTAAATCAGTCTCTGCTTCAGTAGGAAGAGGTTCAACCTGGCTCCACAAATCTTCATGGACACAGTTAGTTGCTAGTAATTCTAGCAGTTCATTCAGCATCAGGCAAATCCTGCCAGATATTGCTTTTGACAAGGAAGAGCCTGCAAAACCCGCTACCGCAATAACCACCAACTCTGAAGCCAACAGGCATGATGATGCTTCGGGATCAAGTATTCCAAGTGACGGAGACGTGCAGGGAACTGCAGAAGCTAGCCAGATTACTTTGACAGACGATAACATTGCTTCAGCTCCAACAGCAAACATACAGGATTCAGCAATGAACCAATCACTTAGTAGAGATGTTGCAGATCTCGAGACGTTCTCGTTTAAAAGAACCGATGCATCATTAAAAGAATTTGCAAAAATTAAGGCAGCGTTGAGTGAAAAGCGAAAGAGAACAAGCAAGAAGAAATAG